The genomic DNA TACCCTAGGATGGTTAAAGGGTGTCACCAATCTCCGGCTAGAGATACAAGAGATTAACACTCAAATAAAGAAGCTAGATTTAGCTATTCAGAACTTTGCACCACAAAAAGAACACTTAGATTGGGCTCAAAAAGCAAAAAAATTAAGTATAAGTTATCAATACTTGCGAGGTTTACAACGAAAAATTAAAAGTAATAAAAAAGAATTACAAGAAAAAAGTACTGAATTAGATAAAACTAAATCATTATTAGAAAATGACAATCAAATCTTATCTAAGCAGACATTAAAACTAAAACAAGCACAATCTGACTATCACAAAAAAATTAAATTGTTTACAGAAGTACGTCATATAGACAATAAGTTACAAAAAGATCAAGGAATTATCCATCAAATTCAAAATGATTTAAATACAAATCAAAAAGATTTAGAAAATTTAAATCAAAAATTGACTGACATATCCCAAAAATTATGGCAGAGCGAACAGTCTTTGAACACACTAAATGACTTTTTAGATCGCCACCAATCAGATGAATCATTAACTAAAGAATTAAATGCAATAGAACAAAACATCACTCTTTTACACCAAAAACAAGAAAATCACAAAAAATATAGAGATCAAGAAAAAATATATTGGCAGCAAATAACCGACAAAGCCAAAGAAATTGATCCAGTAATTGCTCAATATGACGACAAAGTCAGATCACAAGAATCTATTAAAACCCAGATAAAAAAGCTAAATCAAGAATTACAATATTTATTGGCTGGGCAATCTTTAGCTTTCTACCGCAAACAGAAAGAATCTTTATTGCTACAAGCCAATAAAATTCAAGATCTAGATATAGAACGCAATCAACTAATAGATGGGGAGCCTTGTCCTTTATGTGGTGCTACTCATCATCCATATAAAATAAATGGGAGTAGTATACGCCCAGAAATTAACAATACAATAGAAACGTTAAATCAATTGATCCAACAAGCTGAAAGCCTAAAAGATAATATTGATGACAATACGCAAATTCTACAAAAAATCTTTGAAAGCAAAACAAAAATAGAGTTGAAAAACCAGGAATTAAATCAGGAATATCGCGATCTACTGAATAAACAAGCCAATATTCAACACAGCATCAACTTAACTGAATCTGAGATCAAACAATTAACAGAAAAAATAGCCAATGGTTTACAGATATACAACACACCTTTTGACGCCACACAAAGTTCAGTTATATTAACCTCATTGAAAAGCAGAGTAACTCTGTGGGAGAGCAAAAAAAAAGAAAGAAATGATGTAGAAAGAATTATGCAGGAACAGTTTTTAACTCAACAAACCATTCAAATTGATCTAAAACATAAAAAGCAAAGAATTCAGAATCTAAAAGAACAGTACGATGAACTATACCCTATCTATACACAAAACTATATGGAGCGCAAGGGCTTATTAGGACAAGATGACCCAAACATATTAGAACAACAACTTGAACAAGATCTACATACATTGGAAGAAGATCATCGATCAATGACTAATAAAATCCAATCATCAAAGGAAAAAGCACATATATTACAAGGCAATATTGAATCTCTCAAAAAAGAAATTGGCAGTAATGAGGATGAGTTTGTCCAAGAAAAAAACTCCTTTTCTTGGGCATTGCAAGAACAGGGGTTTAGAAATCTTAAACATTTTTTAAATAGTGTACTCACTGATGAGGAAATAAATAGATTACTTGAAAATGAAAAAAATATTTATGATCAAAAAAATAACTTAACCACTCAATACAAAGACAGAAGCGAACGTCTTGCTCAGGAGTTAGAAAAAAATATGACCAATGACTCTATTGATACCTTAAATTCTCGCATTAAAATTATTAATACAGAAATAAACAATACTAATCAAATTATTGGCAGTATAAAAACTCAATTAAAAACTAATGAAGATGCTAAACAGTACCACCAAAAAGAACAAGGCTGTTTACAACTACAACAACAAGAATTTGAAAAATGGGATTTACTGTGTAATTTAATTGGTTCGGCTGACGGCAAAAAATATCGTAATTTTGCCCAAAGCCTAACTTTTGAATTAATGGTTGCCAATGCCAATATACAATTACAAAAGATGAATGACCGCTATTTACTTATTCAGAGCAAACAAACTCCATTAACACTAGATGTCATTGATAACTATCAAGCTGGAGAAATGCGTTCAAGTAAAAACTTGTCTGGTGGAGAAAGTTTCCTGGTCAGTTTAGCACTCGCCTTAGGCTTATCTAACATGACAAGTCAAAAATTCAAAGTAGATTCTTTATTCCTAGATGAAGGATTTGGTACTCTTGATGAAGACACATTAGACGCTGCTCTAGAGACTCTTGCCAAACTAAAACAGGAAAATAAATTGATAGGTATTATCTCTCATGTACCCGTACTTAAAGACAGAATCATGACTCAAATCGAAGTTAAGCCAAATTCTGGTGGTAAAAGCATACTAAAAGGACCAGGGGTTAAACGTTTTTAACTTCATATTTAACTCTAGTAACGCTAATTCCCCCCCTCACTCAAATTAGTTTTATTCTATGAATGAATAGGGGTCTATACCTCAATTCATTAGCTTCCTCAGCATAATTACAGAATAGATTTTTACTCCCACTTATCACTCCTAATTTGTTGGAGTGTATAAGCTTTGGCTATATTAACATCAGGTCTTAATTCAAAATGATCATCCAAGATATATGTGTGCTACCTGTACAACTTTATCTAAAAATCCTTGGATACTCTACCTGAATTTTACAAGAACGCTCAATAGTATAATTTTCTCCTACATTGTTCAACTGTCCATTATTAAGTTTTAGGATCTAAATTAATTTGAGCTATCATAATTAGCTTACCATTGCTTTCTATTTTAAATAAGCTGTTGTACGGTACCGGTACTTTT from Neisseriaceae bacterium includes the following:
- a CDS encoding AAA family ATPase: MKILQLRFKNLNSLYGEWQIDFTHSNYDSDGIFALTGPTGAGKSTILDAICLALYAETPRLGKITKNNNEIISKKTTECYSEVVLQTQEGVYRVHWAQHRSHNRIDGTLQTPRHEIAHFGTNRIIDSKISQVPNIVEQKTGMDFNRFTRAVLLAQGQFDQFLKANTEQKSEILEQITGTDIYSEISIQVFKRYKEEKEKLQQIKDKINLIKVLDSHKEETLRKDLQQHTNNIESLQEKIKSVEVTLGWLKGVTNLRLEIQEINTQIKKLDLAIQNFAPQKEHLDWAQKAKKLSISYQYLRGLQRKIKSNKKELQEKSTELDKTKSLLENDNQILSKQTLKLKQAQSDYHKKIKLFTEVRHIDNKLQKDQGIIHQIQNDLNTNQKDLENLNQKLTDISQKLWQSEQSLNTLNDFLDRHQSDESLTKELNAIEQNITLLHQKQENHKKYRDQEKIYWQQITDKAKEIDPVIAQYDDKVRSQESIKTQIKKLNQELQYLLAGQSLAFYRKQKESLLLQANKIQDLDIERNQLIDGEPCPLCGATHHPYKINGSSIRPEINNTIETLNQLIQQAESLKDNIDDNTQILQKIFESKTKIELKNQELNQEYRDLLNKQANIQHSINLTESEIKQLTEKIANGLQIYNTPFDATQSSVILTSLKSRVTLWESKKKERNDVERIMQEQFLTQQTIQIDLKHKKQRIQNLKEQYDELYPIYTQNYMERKGLLGQDDPNILEQQLEQDLHTLEEDHRSMTNKIQSSKEKAHILQGNIESLKKEIGSNEDEFVQEKNSFSWALQEQGFRNLKHFLNSVLTDEEINRLLENEKNIYDQKNNLTTQYKDRSERLAQELEKNMTNDSIDTLNSRIKIINTEINNTNQIIGSIKTQLKTNEDAKQYHQKEQGCLQLQQQEFEKWDLLCNLIGSADGKKYRNFAQSLTFELMVANANIQLQKMNDRYLLIQSKQTPLTLDVIDNYQAGEMRSSKNLSGGESFLVSLALALGLSNMTSQKFKVDSLFLDEGFGTLDEDTLDAALETLAKLKQENKLIGIISHVPVLKDRIMTQIEVKPNSGGKSILKGPGVKRF